In Polynucleobacter sp. TUM22923, one genomic interval encodes:
- the glyS gene encoding glycine--tRNA ligase subunit beta, producing the protein MSTSNPAPQTASLLIEIFTEELPPKSLRRLGDAFSDGIYDTLKSVGLLGEDSIVSGYATPRRLAVHMTGVLSQAPDHPVREKLLPTSIAFDADGKPTAPLLKKLSALGYPDIDLSTLEKSGEGKNEALFLNVIAQGATLEKTAQQALVHTLSKLPIAKMMHYQVLQKNGQLADVEFARPAHRIIALHGDRVLKLSALGIDADNQTEGHRFMASDIITIASADTYAAALTTQAKVLPNFNQRREFIEAALLKAAGSDSVLMPDSLLDEVTALVEWPAIYECHFDSEFLEVPQECLILTMQTNQKYFALTDSEGKLRNRFLIVSNIQTDTPEAIIAGNERVIRPRLSDARFFFQQDQKRPLASRVADLKKVVYHNQLGNQFERTQRVQAIAVGIAQALSADESLVSRAAEIAKTDLLTDMVGEFPELQGIMGRYYATYDGEHTDVASACSEHYRPRFAGDALPETQTGTILAIADKLETLIGIWGVGLAPTGDKDPYALRRHALGICRLLLEKNLALSLPALIALARRQFSQADVQEKANGDDIYAFIIDRLRAYLRDQSVAGKPFTTGEIDAVLSQSPAQLNDLMDRLTALREFNALPEASQLAAANKRISNILKKTTTVIPENCSNALLQAPAEVVLFKALESIAPQLTTAYAQRQFVVFLKALVALSNPIDQFFADVMVMDPNPELRDNRLALLQQLHQKMNLIADLGKLA; encoded by the coding sequence ATGAGTACATCAAACCCAGCTCCTCAAACTGCCAGTCTACTGATTGAAATTTTTACTGAGGAACTCCCCCCAAAATCTTTACGCCGTCTTGGGGATGCCTTTAGTGATGGTATTTACGATACCCTTAAATCCGTCGGCCTTCTTGGGGAAGACTCTATTGTCAGTGGTTACGCCACACCCCGTCGACTAGCAGTGCACATGACCGGGGTTTTGAGTCAAGCACCTGACCACCCTGTACGTGAAAAATTATTGCCCACCAGCATTGCATTTGATGCTGATGGAAAACCCACTGCACCCTTACTAAAGAAGTTGAGTGCGCTGGGTTATCCCGATATCGATTTATCCACTCTAGAAAAATCAGGCGAAGGTAAGAATGAAGCCCTCTTTCTGAATGTGATTGCTCAGGGCGCTACCTTAGAGAAAACCGCACAGCAAGCATTAGTGCATACGCTGAGTAAGCTACCCATCGCTAAAATGATGCACTATCAAGTGCTGCAGAAAAATGGTCAATTAGCAGATGTAGAATTTGCTCGTCCAGCACACCGTATTATTGCCCTCCATGGTGATCGAGTGCTGAAGCTTAGCGCCTTAGGTATTGATGCTGATAATCAGACTGAAGGTCATCGCTTTATGGCTTCTGACATCATCACGATCGCCTCTGCCGATACTTATGCTGCCGCACTCACGACTCAAGCCAAAGTCTTGCCTAATTTTAATCAGCGACGCGAATTTATTGAAGCCGCCTTATTAAAGGCAGCCGGTAGTGACTCAGTGCTGATGCCCGATAGTTTATTGGACGAGGTCACTGCCTTAGTGGAATGGCCAGCCATCTACGAATGTCATTTTGATTCAGAATTTTTGGAAGTACCTCAAGAATGCTTGATTTTGACGATGCAAACCAATCAAAAGTACTTTGCCCTGACAGACTCAGAAGGTAAATTAAGAAATCGCTTCTTAATTGTTTCGAATATTCAAACGGATACACCAGAGGCGATTATTGCCGGTAATGAACGCGTGATACGCCCACGTTTATCTGATGCCCGTTTCTTTTTTCAGCAGGATCAAAAAAGGCCGTTAGCCTCAAGGGTAGCCGACCTTAAAAAAGTGGTCTACCACAATCAATTAGGCAATCAGTTTGAGCGAACACAGCGTGTTCAAGCAATTGCTGTTGGCATTGCTCAGGCATTATCCGCAGATGAATCTCTTGTGAGTCGTGCCGCTGAAATTGCAAAAACAGACTTACTAACCGATATGGTTGGCGAGTTTCCAGAGCTGCAAGGCATCATGGGGCGATACTACGCCACCTATGATGGCGAACATACAGATGTAGCCTCTGCTTGCAGTGAGCACTATAGACCACGCTTTGCTGGGGATGCTTTACCAGAAACCCAGACCGGTACGATTCTAGCGATTGCCGACAAGCTCGAGACCTTAATTGGTATTTGGGGTGTGGGACTTGCCCCAACAGGCGATAAAGACCCCTATGCACTTCGTCGCCATGCCTTAGGAATCTGCCGCCTGTTATTGGAGAAGAATCTGGCCTTAAGTCTGCCTGCATTGATTGCACTAGCTCGTCGGCAGTTTTCACAAGCGGATGTTCAAGAAAAAGCAAATGGTGACGATATCTACGCCTTCATCATCGATCGTCTGCGCGCTTATTTGCGAGATCAATCTGTTGCTGGCAAGCCATTTACCACTGGTGAGATAGATGCTGTTTTAAGCCAATCCCCTGCCCAACTTAACGACCTAATGGATCGCTTAACTGCTTTGCGTGAATTTAACGCACTTCCAGAAGCCAGTCAGTTAGCCGCAGCTAATAAGCGAATCAGCAATATTCTAAAGAAGACTACTACTGTTATTCCGGAAAACTGTTCCAACGCACTACTGCAAGCACCTGCAGAAGTTGTACTGTTTAAAGCGCTAGAAAGTATTGCCCCTCAACTGACAACAGCTTATGCGCAACGGCAATTTGTAGTATTTCTCAAAGCGCTGGTTGCACTCAGCAATCCCATTGATCAGTTCTTTGCTGATGTCATGGTTATGGATCCCAATCCAGAGTTACGCGATAACCGCCTAGCCCTCTTGCAACAACTTCACCAGAAAATGAATCTTATTGCCGACCTCGGCAAATTAGCATGA
- the gmhB gene encoding D-glycero-beta-D-manno-heptose 1,7-bisphosphate 7-phosphatase, whose protein sequence is MSTSSTKLIILDRDGVINEDRDDYVKSSEEWVPLPGSLEAIALLNQAGYQITVATNQSGLARGFFNINDLHAMHSKMERLLKPLGGHIDSIFFCPHLDAHACDCRKPLPGMMKEIALRYKQSHSANPLLGVPIVGDSLRDLQAGIALGASPHLVLTGKGRKTLEAGGLPEGTHIHADLLAFANALIQDKV, encoded by the coding sequence ATGAGCACTAGCTCCACTAAATTAATTATTTTGGATCGCGATGGTGTGATCAACGAAGATCGAGATGACTATGTCAAATCAAGCGAGGAATGGGTTCCTCTTCCGGGTAGTTTAGAGGCAATTGCTCTGCTAAACCAAGCGGGCTACCAAATTACGGTGGCTACCAATCAATCCGGTTTGGCTCGAGGATTTTTCAACATCAATGATTTGCATGCGATGCATAGCAAGATGGAAAGATTACTCAAACCATTAGGCGGTCATATTGATAGTATTTTCTTCTGCCCCCATCTGGATGCACATGCATGCGATTGTCGCAAGCCCTTGCCAGGCATGATGAAAGAAATTGCTTTACGCTACAAGCAATCCCATAGTGCTAACCCGTTACTGGGCGTCCCTATAGTAGGTGACTCCTTACGAGATCTTCAAGCAGGCATTGCCCTTGGTGCCAGCCCCCATTTAGTGTTGACTGGAAAAGGCCGCAAGACTTTAGAGGCAGGCGGACTACCTGAAGGCACCCACATTCATGCAGATTTATTGGCTTTTGCAAACGCACTGATACAAGATAAGGTTTAA